CAGACCGTGCTGGCCAAGGCCTGCCAGGCCGCCGGCATCGACTTCGACGGCAAGGAGGCGCACTCGGCGCGCTACGACACCGAGAAGACCGCGGAGCTGTTCTGCGGCATCGTCAACCGCTGGAAGGAAATGGGCGGCTGGGACGAGTTCGACCAGTAGGCATCACCCGTGTAGACAAGAGACCGGCCCAGGCCGGTTTTTTGTTGCCCGCGCCTAGCCGGCCAGCGCCCGCAATCCTGCCCGGAGCGCTCAGGCGCAGCGTTCCCGAAAACAAACGCAATGCGGCAGTGAAGATTTCTCTTCAATCTTTGACAAGCATTCTCATTAACATTAGTATCCTTCGCCAACAGCCACTCCACCTCCTGACTAGAGCCTGCAGCATGTACGTTTGCCTGTGCCACGGTGTGACAGACGGTCAAATTCGCGAAGCCATCTACGACGGTTGCTGCAGCTATCGTGACGTGCGCGACAGCCTCGGCGTCGGCACCCAGTGCGGCAAGTGCGCCTGCCTGGCCAAGCAGGTGGTGCGCGACACCCTCGGCGAGCTGCAGAGCGGCCAGGCCGCCCTCGCCTGCCAGGCCAGCTTCGTCGCCGCCTGAAACTCGTACATACGAAAAAGCCGGACCCAGGTCCGGCTTTTTTATGCCCGCAGGAAAACCTCAGACCTGAGGCACGCCGCTGTGGAAGCGGAACTCCGTATCGGCCGACTCGATCAGCTCGCGCTCGGCCTCGCGTACCCGCGCGACGACGGCATCGACATCGCGCGCCTCGCCATACTGGTAGGCCAGCTTGAGATAGCCTTGGAAATGCCGGGCCTCGGACTTGAGCAGGCCGCCATAGAACTTGCCCAGTTCCTCGTCCAGGTGCGGCACCAGGGCCTCGAAGCGCTCGCAGCTGCGCGCCTCGATGAAAGCCCCGACCACCAGGGTATCCACCAGCCTGTGCGGCTCATGGCTGCGCACCAGCTTGCGCAGCCCCGAGGCATAGCGCGAGGCAGACACGGGGCGCAGCTCGATGCGGCGCTTCTTCATGATGCGCAGCACCTGCTC
This DNA window, taken from Pseudomonas alcaligenes, encodes the following:
- a CDS encoding tRNA-(ms[2]io[6]A)-hydroxylase → MTLPDIPQFLACSTPGAWVEAALADQETLLIDHKNNEFKAASTAMALIAKYNQQLDLINFMSRLAREELVHHEQVLRIMKKRRIELRPVSASRYASGLRKLVRSHEPHRLVDTLVVGAFIEARSCERFEALVPHLDEELGKFYGGLLKSEARHFQGYLKLAYQYGEARDVDAVVARVREAERELIESADTEFRFHSGVPQV
- a CDS encoding bacterioferritin-associated ferredoxin, producing the protein MYVCLCHGVTDGQIREAIYDGCCSYRDVRDSLGVGTQCGKCACLAKQVVRDTLGELQSGQAALACQASFVAA